Genomic segment of uncultured Tolumonas sp.:
GATTCCGAACAAATAGGCGAAGTAAGTACTGAATTTAAATTATTAGGACCTAACCATAAAATCATTATCGAAGCCTTTGAAGATCCAAAAGTCAGCGGTGTGACTTGTTATCTTTCTCGTCCTAAAACAGGAGGGATCTCTGGTGGGTTGGGTTTGGCGGAAGATAGAGCTTATGCCTCTATTTCCTGTACGCGGGTTGGGCCTGTAAAAATTAACCAGCAGTTTGCCCCAGGTGAAATCGTCTTTGATGTAAAAACATCACTGATC
This window contains:
- a CDS encoding CreA family protein, with amino-acid sequence MRLFTACIFTFFSLLSYAQDSEQIGEVSTEFKLLGPNHKIIIEAFEDPKVSGVTCYLSRPKTGGISGGLGLAEDRAYASISCTRVGPVKINQQFAPGEIVFDVKTSLIFKEQRVVRFYDKTHNTLIYLTYSTRVVDGSYKSGISVVPINTFNTDSSASSKP